From one Lycium barbarum isolate Lr01 chromosome 6, ASM1917538v2, whole genome shotgun sequence genomic stretch:
- the LOC132644920 gene encoding WRKY transcription factor 23: protein MESYKEIKMEDHPMSFFDNFAVTNHSFTGLMSDCSAPSLGFMELLGVQDFCSSASVFELPKEEKHQIEPAVSVSEEVKPSLAETQNHLISSAVVADSSNVLNTPCTPNCSSISSETNDADGEVEHHDQQQTKTKQQLKAKKTSQKKQQREPRVAFMTKSEVDFLEDGYRWRKYGQKAVKNSPFPRNYYRCTSATCNVKKRVERCFSDPSIVVTTYEGKHTHPSPMNTIMSRPGCHPTRVLPTPAAFPLPMHFNINQYTHFNDSTNPLALNNQLDHAAFVAHGTRFCTAEMMGDQGLLQDLMPSTVLNQDYR from the exons ATGGAAAGCTACAAGGAGATAAAAATGGAAGATCATCCAATGTCTTTCTTTGATAATTTTGCAGTCACTAACCATTCATTTACAGGCTTAATGTCAGATTGCAGTGCACCATCTTTGGGGTTCATGGAGTTATTGGGTGTTCAAGACTTTTGTTCATCAGCTTCAGTTTTTGAGTTACCAAAAGAAGAGAAACACCAAATAGAACCTGCAGTTTCTGTATCTGAAGAAGTAAAGCCATCTTTGGCTGAGACCCAAAATCATCTTATAAGTAGTGCTGTAGTAGCTGATTCATCTAACGTATTGAATACGCCATGTACCCCAAACTGTTCTTCCATTTCCTCTGAGACAAATGATGCAGATGGGGAAGTAGAACATCATGACCAACAACAAACCAAGACAAAACAACA ATTGAAAGCTAAGAAAACAAGTCAGAAGAAGCAGCAGAGAGAGCCAAGAGTTGCATTCATGACAAAGAGTGAGGTTGATTTTCTGGAAGATGGCTACAGATGGAGAAAATACGGCCAAAAAGCTGTCAAAAATAGCCCCTTCCCCAG GAACTACTATCGTTGCACAAGTGCAACATGTAATGTAAAGAAGAGAGTAGAACGATGCTTCAGTGACCCAAGCATAGTGGTAACGACATACGAAGGAAAACATACTCATCCAAGTCCCATGAATACCATCATGTCCCGTCCTGGCTGCCATCCAACTCGAGTACTCCCTACACCTGCGGCCTTCCCTCTGCCAATGCACTTCAATATTAATCAGTACACTCACTTCAACGACTCGACAAATCCTTTAGCCTTGAATAATCAGCTTGATCATGCTGCTTTTGTTGCTCATGGAACGCGCTTTTGCACTGCTGAGATGATGGGAGACCAGGGACTCCTGCAGGATCTTATGCCCTCCACGGTGCTAAACCAAGACTAtagatga